The following coding sequences lie in one Lolium perenne isolate Kyuss_39 chromosome 2, Kyuss_2.0, whole genome shotgun sequence genomic window:
- the LOC127333001 gene encoding remorin 4.1, with the protein MLSGQTAISGSSSSSLAVVVFEQGSGSREETSWERQQRVIEEEEPEFRDIHAVSPPRALTSSYRRSRPGSRDSWGSAAGAGGSRHTSIRSIGSDTAPSEPFPTMSREFSAMVAAAASVNASSSAAAAAAANGNEHVANGAGDVDGLGRIGEEELEETNPLAIVPDNNPIPSPRRATTPRPVTGGEVVVAGAGQGDEVSVGQVKKEEVECKIAAWQIAEVAKVNNRFKREEVVINGWEGDQVEKASAWLNKYERKLEEKRAKAMEKAQNEVAKARRKAEDKRASAEAKRGTKVARVLELANFMRAVGRAPTKRSFF; encoded by the exons ATGTTGAGTGGACAGACGGCGATTAGtggtagcagcagcagcagcctcgccgtcgtcgtctTCGAGCAGGGGAGCGGGAGCCGGGAGGAGACCAGCTGGGAGCGGCAGCAGCGGGTTatcgaggaggaggagccggagtTCAGGGACATCCACGCGGTGAGCCCGCCGCGGGCGCTGACGTCGTCGTACCGCCGGAGCCGGCCGGGGAGCAGGGACTCGTGGGGGTCCGCGGCGGGAGCAGGAGGGAGCAGGCACACGTCGATCCGCTCCATCGGGAGCGACACCGCCCCCAGCGAGCCCTTCCCTACTATGAGCAGGGAGTTCTCCGCTATGGTCGCCGCAGCAGCCAGCGTCAACGCCTCTTCCTCCGccgccgcagcagcagcagctaacGGGAACGAGCATGTAGCCAACGGCGCCGGGGACGTCGACGGGCTGGGGAGGATCGGGGAGGAGGAGCTGGAGGAGACGAACCCGCTGGCCATCGTGCCGGACAACAACCCCATCCCGTCTCCGCGCCGGGCGACGACGCCGCGCCCGGTGACCGGCGGCGAGGTGGTTGTGGCCGGCGCGGGGCAGGGCGACGAGGTGTCGGTGGGGCAGGTCAAGAAGGAGGAGGTGGAGTGCAAGATCGCCGCGTGGCAGATCGCCGAGGTCGCCAAGGTCAACAACCGCTTCAAGCGCGAGGAGGTCGTCATCAACGGATGGGAGGGCGACCAGGTCGAGAAGGCCAGCGCATGGCTCAACAAGTACGAG AGGAAGCTGGAGGAGAAGCGGGCCAAGGCGATGGAGAAGGCGCAGAACGAGGTGGCCAAGGCCCGGCGGAAGGCGGAGGACAAGCGCGCGTCGGCGGAGGCCAAGAGGGGCACCAAGGTCGCGCGCGTGCTCGAGCTCGCAAACTTCATGAGGGCCGTCGGGAGGGCTCCCACCAAGCGCTCCTTCTTCTGA
- the LOC127333002 gene encoding uncharacterized protein, whose protein sequence is MAASGSGGEPGRPWTATSTWAPAGGAAVEDAVSFETTAVDAETSPSAVALARPPSEGGEDPTPCEVTLNFTGKYEIHRVYVRSTARIYEIYYSTDQKDTSKDYLCTVRCGIAAQEPLPSGEECMSQGSSNAATGEKHEQETKSLTSSSDEDSWVEVKIPESPLGNSTPESQERNVIGSCQKNILVHYEATAEITDANPCVSLTVRLLSLQSKTSVHIDEIYIYADPVESSSDDSAADPGNMGGSSLLAMLVPGLMQISKSRDCKIDNKYFSDGLKERLPEGCTFKDSIPGGNIAQEAGLYGANDSNFGLAGLESRLPPGHSGTICDENGNQHESLLNGHMSPPLPIQTTETIPVTSAKDKMVSNTNQDDNPVMTENVTPHNRIERMLDTLLSKVDKVELYCSRFEDKVMRPLGSIEARLQRLEQQFDSFSVEIQSLRDSSARMSAPNVFADTTGSSETPASVTDMHPGLVIKAPEFPLKESCCSDVADDNTVNSCGPNVVPRLLVKAPDFIYEPELTCEKLHDGPLPSEKERKTSPGLVISVPEFASDDEDDEVEEDKEAEAGDLTNSYDTMSKSTDDGFRGKTPVSVDGALASALEAFLTSTKGTSLSKSDACTVSNLSDGNFADSSTTCFAHEHVNEIPTKDGSVGQFHRALVDADKIGTAISFQEVEVAPHISLSKANLVGNVEVNEQNIDLNPDKKAFASSEPLNVLSQSDTGSVDDCSQVNGQNNGPNSDTMPLVISTEPLDDPSQLPTHLGSVDERTQVKAKPPAIFESVDEIAQVNGRPSLPLAEFLVARSASSGTSEVCRGNDGAAIPSFQRKLAGANINLEGGDSKASQKNPTFQLSLLKKALEVDEGDSKFCEDISIETTFEPSSYAASNGHGTGTMDTLSDEDEGLENREDSISLSGGMNSLFFELPDWKEGWNANSNMFPDPNESFRKPNVERSWSDSSSMELFGGLSSTKGNSSANAAAGNLLADLYVGNGASSNVTPIAGTQLQKVYDLLYECEHDILGMSFVGKRASASNPSLEVLLGESSDSEAPISDQEDVNSDAGFGSDHLFTTFSSSDDDAFDMDKPLVDVPVPSEANVSVSNEPLVDLADLTNPSGTCTPSVNKPFADVADLAEPSDLYASAVNEFLTSDLPKTSETFVGGSSGEHPDSLI, encoded by the exons ATGGCGGCATCGGGATCGGGAGGCGAGCCCGGGAGGCCATGGACGGCGACCAGCACCTGGGCCCCTGCCGGAGGCGCGGCGGTCGAGGATGCCGTGTCGTTCGAGACGACCGCGGTCGACGCCGAGACCTCACCCTCGGCCGTAGCCCTCGCCCGCCCGCCCTCCGAAGGCGGCGAGGATCCAACTCCCTGCGAAGTTACTC TTAATTTCACGGGAAAGTACGAGATTCATAGAGTATATGTTCGAAGCACAGCTCGGATTTATGAAATATACTATTCAACTGACCAGAAGGATACCAGTAAAGATTATTTATGCACTGTACGCTGTGGAATTGCTGCTCAAGAACCACTTCCTTCTGGTGAAGAATGCATGTCTCAGGGTAGTAGCAACGCTGCAACTGGTGAAAAGCATGAACAAGAGACTAAAAGTTTAACCAGTAGCAGTGATGAAGATAGCTGGGTTGAAGTCAAAATTCCAGAGTCTCCTCTTGGAAATAGTACACCTGAATCTCAAGAAAGAAATGTAATAGGAAGCTGCCAGAAAAACATTCTG GTGCACTACGAAGCAACTGCTGAGATAACTGATGCAAACCCATGTGTATCTCTTACTGTCCGTCTTCTATCACTTCAGTCAAAGACTTCAGTGCACATTGACGAGATCTACATATATGCTGATCCTGTTGAGTCTTCCAGTGATGATTCTGCAGCAGATcctggaaacatgggaggtagttCTTTGTTGGCTATGCTTGTTCCTGGTCTTATGCAAATTTCCAAATCTAGGGACTGCAAAATAGACAACAAATATTTTTCTGATGGCTTGAAAGAGCGTCTTCCTGAAGGTTGTACGTTCAAAGATAGCATCCCAGGTGGAAACATTGCGCAAGAAGCAGGACTGTATGGTGCAAATGATTCAAATTTTGGCTTAGCAGGGCTGGAAAGCAGACTACCACCTGGGCATAGTGGCACGATATGTGATGAAAATGGCAACCAACATGAATCCCTGTTAAATGGTCACATGTCTCCTCCATTGCCTATACAAACAACAGAAACTATTCCAGTGACATCGGCAAAGGACAAGATGGTATCAAATACAAATCAGGATGATAATCCTGTTATGACCGAAAATGTTACTCCACACAATCGTATTGAGAGAATGCTGGATACTCTTCTCTCTAAGGTGGACAAGGTGGAGTTATATTGCTCTAGGTTTGAGGACAAAGTGATGAGGCCCCTCGGTAGCATTGAGGCAAGGCTTCAGCGATTGGAACAGCAGTTCGATTCATTCTCTGTGGAGATTCAGTCTTTACGAGATTCGTCTGCAAGAATGTCAGCGCCAAACGTTTTCGCTGATACAACTGGCAGTTCTGAAACTCCTGCTTCTGTAACAGACATGCATCCAGGCTTGGTTATCAAGGCACCAGAGTTTCCCTTAAAGGAGTCCTGTTGTTCAGATGTGGCAGATGATAATACAGTTAACTCGTGTGGACCTAATGTCGTGCCAAGGCTCCTTGTTAAGGCCCCTGATTTCATCTATGAGCCCGAGTTAACATGTGAGAAGCTTCATGATGGGCCTTTACCTTCTGAGAAAGAACGCAAGACTTCCCCTGGTCTTGTTATCAGTGTTCCTGAAtttgctagtgatgatgaagacgaTGAAGTGGAGGAAGATAAAGAAGCAGAAGCTGGCGATCTTACAAATTCTTATGATACTATGAGCAAAAGCACTGACGATGGCTTCAGAGGCAAAACTCCTGTCTCTGTTGATGGTGCATTAGCGTCTGCCTTGGAGGCATTTCTCACTTCAACCAAAGGAACATCACTTTCAAAGTCAGATGCTTGCACTGTCAGTAATTTAAGTGATGGGAATTTTGCTGATTCATCCACTACCTGCTTTGCTCATGAACATGTTAATGAGATACCCACTAAAGATGGCTCAGTTGGACAGTTTCACCGTGCTTTAGTTGACGCAGATAAGATTGGTACAGCCATATCTTTTCAGGAGGTTGAAGTGGCTCCACACATTTCTCTTTCCAAGGCAAACTTGGTTGGCAATGTTGAGGTAAATGAACAGAATATTGATCTCAATCCGGACAAGAAGGCATTTGCTAGCAGTGAACCACTTAATGTTCTTTCACAGTCTGATACAGGATCTGTAGATGATTGCTCTCAGGTAAATGGACAGAACAATGGTCCTAATTCGGACACGATGCCACTTGTCATAAGCACTGAACCTCTGGATGACCCTTCTCAGCTTCCTACACATTTGGGGTCTGTTGACGAGAGAACTCAGGTGAAAGCAAAGCCTCCTGCAATATTTGAATCTGTTGATGAGATAGCTCAAGTGAATGGAAGACCTTCTTTACCATTGGCAGAGTTTCTGGTAGCAAGGAGTGCTAGCTCTGGTACTTCTGAGGTATGCCGTGGTAATGATGGCGCTGCAATACCGTCCTTCCAGAGAAAATTGGCAGGAGCTAATATAAACTTGGAAGGTGGTGACAGCAAGGCAAGCCAGAAGAACCCAACCTTTCAGCTTTCGCTATTGAAGAAAGCTTTAGAGGTTGATGAGGGAGACAGCAAATTTTGCGAGGACATATCCATTGAGACAACCTTTGAACCATCAAGCTATGCAGCTTCTAACGGGCATGGTACAGGTACAATGGATACCCTGTCAGATGAGGATGAAGGTCTGGAGAATAGAGAGGACAGCATTAGTCTTTCTGGTGGGATGAACTCATTATTCTTTGAGCTTCCTGATTGGAAGGAGGGATGGAATGCAAATAGCAACATGTTCCCAGACCCCAATGAAAGCTTCAGAAAACCAAATGTGGAACGCTCGTGGTCAGATTCGAGTAGTATGGAATTATTTGGTGGGCTTTCTTCTACAAAAGGCAACAGTTCAGCGAATGCTGCGGCCGGAAATCTTTTGGCAGATCTTTATGTGGGCAATGGAGCTAGTTCTAATGTAACCCCAATTGCAGGGACACAGCTGCAAAAGGTTTATGACTTGCTTTATGAGTGCGAGCATGACATATTGGGCATGTCTTTTGTAGGCAAGAGAGCAAGTGCGAGCAACCCTTCTCTGGAAGTCTTGCTTGGTGAATCATCGGATTCTGAAGCGCCAATTTCTGATCAGGAGGATGTTAACAGTGATGCTGGCTTTGGTTCAGATCATTTGTTCACTACATTCTCATCTTCAGATGATGATGCTTTTGACATGGATAAGCCTTTAGTTGATGTACCAGTACCATCAGAGGCGAATGTTTCTGTTTCCAACGAGCCCTTGGTTGATTTGGCCGATCTGACAAACCCTTCAGGAACATGTACTCCCTCAGTGAACAAGCCTTTTGCTGATGTGGCTGATCTGGCAGAGCCTTCAGACTTGTATGCTTCTGCGGTAAACGAGTTTTTGACCAGTGATCTGCCAAAAACTTCAGAAACATTTGTTGGAGGGAGCAGTGGAGAACATCCTGATAGCCTTATCTAG
- the LOC127333003 gene encoding uncharacterized protein, with translation MQLRYLPFAASAVAGRSFVAARQLTRRNMHLCCSADNSSPSPEKEDQPGRAEEALRRLAELDAQLEGLKEPTMRPLPPPPPPDPFLERDLMIQRGGPSEELPEMTPEYVAFTTAAIFIFTIFTNVMFNLYIKPSVDGVEQAVRTQRVPLADPRFEQPGDSSS, from the exons ATGCAGCTCCGCTACCTCCCGTTCGCCGCGAGCGCCGTGGCCGGAAGGAGCTTCGTCGCCGCTCGCCAACTGACAAGAAGAAATATGCATCTATGTTGCAGCGCAGACAactcctcgccgtcgccggagaaggaggaccAGCCTGGCCGGGCAGAAGAGGCGCTCCGGCGGCTGGCGGAGCTCGACGCCCAGCTGGAGGGGCTGAAGGAGCCCACGATGAGGCCGCTGCCGCCCCCTCCTCCCCCGG ACCCTTTCCTGGAGCGGGATCTGATGATCCAGCGGGGAGGACCAAGCGAGGAGCTCCCAGAAATGACCCCGGAGTACGTAGCCTTCACAACCGCGGCGATTTTtatcttcaccatcttcaccaacGTCATGTTCAACCTGTACATCAAACCTTCCGTGGACGGCGTCGAGCAGGCGGTGAGAACCCAGAGAGTACCTCTGGCTGACCCACGCTTCGAACAGCCCGGCGATTCTAGTAgctag